From a single Intestinibaculum porci genomic region:
- the ftsY gene encoding signal recognition particle-docking protein FtsY produces the protein MGLFNKIKETFIGKSTKQNEKYVAGLDKSSTSFSEKINSLAARYREINDDYFDELENILIMSDVGVNMVMTIVDEIKKEVRLENIKDPRQINDIIIDKMFVIYANDSIMTTKINYAKEGLTVILMVGVNGAGKTTTIAKLANKMKKEGRSVMLAAGDTFRAGAIDQLDVWAKRLDIPCVKGKEGGDPSSVIYDGVKQAKEAGVDVLICDTAGRLQNKTGLMRELEKMNRIIKKYVPDGPQETLLVIDATTGQNGVNQAVEFSKITDITGIVLTKMDGTAKGGIVLSIKDMLNIPVKFIGLGEKMDDLQEFDLENYIYGLCHDLMGD, from the coding sequence ATGGGACTATTTAATAAAATTAAAGAGACTTTTATTGGGAAGTCGACCAAACAAAATGAAAAATATGTAGCGGGATTAGATAAATCTTCGACGTCTTTTTCGGAAAAGATTAACTCTTTAGCGGCCCGTTATCGTGAAATCAACGATGATTATTTTGATGAATTAGAAAATATCCTGATTATGAGCGATGTCGGGGTCAATATGGTGATGACGATCGTTGATGAAATCAAAAAAGAAGTTCGTCTGGAAAATATCAAAGATCCTCGTCAGATCAATGATATTATCATTGATAAGATGTTTGTCATTTATGCTAATGATTCGATTATGACCACGAAAATTAACTATGCAAAAGAAGGCTTAACAGTTATTTTAATGGTCGGCGTCAATGGCGCCGGCAAAACGACGACCATTGCGAAATTAGCGAATAAAATGAAAAAAGAAGGCCGTTCGGTGATGTTAGCGGCTGGGGATACTTTCCGTGCCGGGGCGATTGATCAGTTAGATGTCTGGGCGAAACGTTTGGATATTCCTTGCGTCAAAGGCAAGGAAGGCGGCGATCCGTCAAGTGTTATTTACGATGGTGTCAAACAGGCTAAAGAAGCAGGGGTTGATGTGCTGATTTGTGATACCGCTGGCCGTCTGCAAAATAAAACCGGATTAATGCGTGAATTAGAGAAAATGAACCGCATTATTAAAAAATATGTGCCTGATGGACCTCAGGAAACACTTTTAGTTATTGATGCGACAACGGGTCAAAATGGTGTGAATCAGGCTGTGGAATTTTCTAAGATCACGGATATCACTGGCATTGTCTTAACGAAAATGGATGGTACGGCGAAAGGCGGGATCGTCTTATCAATTAAAGATATGCTCAATATTCCGGTGAAATTTATTGGTTTAGGTGAGAAAATGGATGATCTGCAGGAATTTGATTTGGAAAACTATATTTATGGCTTATGCCATGACTTAATGGGGGACTAA
- a CDS encoding AAA family ATPase, which produces MYLKRVELHGFKSFADKSVIEFTPGVTGIVGPNGCGKSNITDAIRWVLGEKSAKALRGDNMSDVIFSGSEDRKAQNLAEVTLVFDNEDHYLDYDANEVEITRRLYRINNEAEYYINRQPCRLKDITTLIMDTGLGKDTLSIISQNNINDFVAQKPEERRPLFEEAAGVAKYKARKRESVAKLERTTNNLERVDDIVVELEKQVGPLKRQKEKAETYLAYQKQLEEVEVSVLVKVIENLSTQLKTLDDQIKTSDQEKTVNDGNILIKENQSEELSKKMFHLDQDVNNLQNELFTVMKNVSDLEAQKATIDASRKQAASSNNQEDLKAKIASLKGILKDALREYNDRVERYQEVKAEKEQLSAQQSQNAQAQEVLRHEIENLNFEIHKKRSEKTQLVDQIENKSNYGYGVRSILKAKDSLSGILGTVSDLLTAQKGYEMALATALGGSVQNIVTASEDDAKRAIAFLRKNHAGRATFMPLEKMQPRKVREDHALICEQAAGCLGLMSRFVSYDEKITPIVENLLGNIILADNLDHASQLSSLLYARYRIVTLEGDVVNVGGSLTGGSMSKKNNAFAQKEALERLEKAIKKDEKAYNEKRIALNHAENEGRELSSLFMQKQMSFAKLEVVVTNKKNELTMAKSDYEAAAKDHEDLVDDVVEDHSLLDELNAQKKRRDELSEEIQAKRTLRMSYVNEKEALENELKTMRSDNRRYEKALTENKIAKTKHETEIQNYLMRLNDTYMMTFEHAKTLADPDIDLDASTRQVKELRNRIASLGSVNTEAIAQYEEVSARYEELTKNRQELKAAQDKLLTAIEDMDHIMVDRFTKTFEAINKEFNNVFRTLFGGGHAALHYTNPDDILETGIDIEAQPPGKAAKLHSFSGGENALIALSCLFAIISVRPVPLCILDEVEAALDMANVERFAKYLQTFADRTQFIVVTHREGTMAHCDLLYGATMQQKGVTKLVSVQLKEAQQMAS; this is translated from the coding sequence ATGTATCTGAAAAGAGTTGAATTACATGGGTTTAAATCATTTGCGGACAAAAGCGTCATTGAATTTACCCCTGGCGTTACGGGGATCGTTGGCCCAAACGGCTGTGGAAAATCCAATATTACCGATGCCATTCGCTGGGTATTAGGTGAAAAGAGTGCCAAAGCGCTGCGTGGGGATAACATGAGTGATGTTATCTTTTCCGGAAGCGAGGATCGTAAAGCTCAGAATTTAGCGGAAGTGACCCTCGTTTTTGATAATGAGGATCATTATCTTGATTATGATGCCAATGAAGTGGAAATCACCAGACGTCTTTATCGTATCAATAATGAAGCGGAGTATTATATCAACAGACAGCCTTGTCGTTTAAAAGATATTACGACACTCATTATGGATACGGGTTTAGGAAAAGATACACTCTCCATTATTTCGCAGAATAATATCAATGATTTTGTGGCGCAAAAACCCGAAGAACGCCGTCCGCTTTTTGAAGAAGCGGCGGGGGTCGCAAAATATAAAGCTCGGAAACGAGAATCGGTTGCCAAGTTAGAAAGGACCACCAATAATCTTGAACGTGTCGATGATATCGTTGTGGAGTTAGAAAAACAGGTGGGACCATTAAAACGTCAGAAGGAGAAAGCGGAAACCTATTTGGCTTATCAGAAACAGCTCGAAGAAGTGGAAGTTTCTGTCTTAGTCAAGGTGATTGAAAATCTTTCGACGCAGTTAAAAACTTTAGATGACCAGATCAAAACAAGCGATCAGGAGAAAACAGTCAATGATGGCAATATCCTGATCAAAGAAAATCAGAGTGAAGAACTTTCTAAAAAGATGTTTCACTTAGATCAGGATGTGAATAATTTACAAAATGAGTTATTCACGGTCATGAAAAATGTCAGTGACTTAGAAGCCCAGAAAGCGACGATCGATGCTTCGCGTAAACAGGCGGCATCTTCAAATAATCAGGAAGATCTGAAAGCGAAGATCGCTTCGCTCAAAGGAATCTTAAAAGATGCCCTGCGGGAATATAATGATCGCGTGGAACGGTATCAGGAAGTGAAGGCGGAAAAAGAGCAGCTCTCTGCTCAGCAAAGTCAAAATGCGCAGGCTCAGGAAGTGTTACGTCATGAAATTGAGAATCTGAACTTTGAAATCCATAAAAAGCGCAGTGAGAAAACGCAGTTAGTCGATCAAATTGAAAATAAATCCAATTATGGTTATGGGGTTCGTTCCATTTTAAAAGCGAAGGATTCCTTAAGCGGGATCTTAGGAACAGTCAGTGATTTACTGACGGCGCAAAAAGGCTATGAAATGGCTTTAGCGACAGCCCTTGGCGGCAGTGTTCAAAATATTGTGACAGCTAGTGAAGATGATGCGAAAAGGGCGATTGCCTTTTTGCGTAAAAATCATGCCGGCCGGGCGACCTTTATGCCATTAGAAAAAATGCAGCCAAGAAAAGTGCGGGAAGATCATGCTCTCATTTGTGAGCAGGCGGCAGGCTGTTTAGGCTTAATGAGTCGCTTTGTCAGCTATGATGAGAAAATCACTCCGATTGTGGAAAATTTATTAGGCAATATTATTCTTGCCGATAACCTCGATCATGCGTCGCAGTTATCATCGCTGCTTTATGCGCGTTATCGGATTGTCACCTTAGAAGGTGACGTCGTGAATGTTGGCGGTTCTTTAACGGGTGGGAGCATGAGTAAGAAAAATAATGCCTTTGCCCAGAAAGAAGCGCTTGAACGTTTAGAAAAAGCGATCAAAAAGGATGAGAAAGCGTATAATGAAAAACGCATAGCCTTAAATCACGCAGAAAATGAGGGCAGAGAATTGTCTTCACTCTTTATGCAAAAACAGATGAGTTTTGCCAAGCTGGAAGTCGTTGTCACGAACAAGAAGAATGAGCTAACAATGGCAAAATCAGATTATGAAGCCGCGGCGAAAGATCATGAAGATCTCGTCGATGATGTGGTTGAGGATCACAGTCTGCTTGATGAATTGAATGCGCAAAAGAAACGGCGTGATGAACTGAGTGAAGAAATTCAGGCGAAACGTACGCTTAGAATGTCTTATGTCAATGAGAAAGAAGCTTTAGAAAATGAATTGAAGACGATGCGCAGCGACAATCGTCGTTATGAAAAAGCGTTAACGGAAAATAAGATTGCGAAAACGAAACATGAAACAGAAATTCAGAACTATCTGATGCGTCTTAATGATACGTATATGATGACTTTTGAACATGCGAAAACGTTAGCGGATCCAGACATTGATTTAGACGCTTCGACAAGACAAGTCAAAGAGCTGCGTAACCGTATCGCTTCCTTAGGAAGTGTGAATACGGAAGCGATCGCCCAGTATGAAGAAGTGTCTGCGCGTTATGAAGAACTGACGAAAAATCGCCAGGAGTTAAAAGCGGCGCAGGATAAGTTATTAACGGCTATTGAGGACATGGATCATATTATGGTGGATCGTTTTACGAAAACGTTTGAAGCTATTAATAAAGAATTCAATAATGTCTTCAGAACGCTTTTTGGCGGCGGGCATGCGGCGCTGCATTATACCAATCCAGATGATATTTTAGAAACTGGTATTGATATTGAAGCGCAGCCGCCAGGGAAAGCCGCCAAGCTGCACTCGTTCTCGGGGGGCGAAAATGCCTTGATCGCTTTAAGCTGTTTATTTGCGATTATCAGCGTACGCCCAGTACCGCTTTGTATTCTTGATGAGGTGGAAGCCGCTTTAGATATGGCGAACGTCGAACGTTTTGCAAAATACCTGCAGACTTTTGCCGATCGCACACAGTTTATTGTCGTCACCCACCGTGAGGGAACGATGGCCCACTGTGATTTGCTTTATGGGGCGACCATGCAGCAAAAAGGGGTCACGAAGTTAGTCAGTGTACAATTAAAAGAAGCGCAGCAAATGGCTTCTTAG
- the ylxM gene encoding YlxM family DNA-binding protein — MEDDILEKKEHVILLMDLYKDLLTDKQKEYLTLYYEEDLSLSEIANDLGVSRNAIYDNIKRAVKSLEKYESKLKLLEKHKQRLALIKKIEKENQRDTKDIEDYLEMLKEL; from the coding sequence ATGGAAGACGATATTCTCGAAAAGAAAGAGCATGTCATCTTACTGATGGACCTCTATAAAGATTTATTAACGGATAAACAAAAGGAATATCTGACCCTTTATTATGAGGAAGATCTCTCATTATCGGAAATTGCGAACGATTTAGGGGTGTCACGCAACGCTATTTATGATAATATTAAACGCGCAGTGAAGTCCTTAGAGAAGTACGAAAGTAAACTCAAGCTGTTAGAAAAGCATAAACAGCGTCTTGCACTGATTAAAAAGATTGAAAAAGAAAACCAGAGAGATACCAAAGATATTGAAGATTATCTGGAAATGTTGAAGGAATTATAA